The segment AGGCCACACGTGGCCGGATCAAACACCCGAGGAGGCTGCCGATGGCTGGCCAGTTGACGGAGGCGATCAGGGCCTTCCGGAGCAGCTCCAGCAGGACCCGGGAGGAGAGGTAGCCGCCCACCAGGAAGCGGTCCCAGGGGCTGCTCCCACGGGGGCGGAACTCCAGCTGAGTCCTACGCACAGCCCAGCAGCGAGGGTCTTGGGCTACAGTGTCCGAGCcggccaccaggctccacaggcCTGGCTCCAGTGCCAGGGGCACCAGGAGCCGCACAGGGTCGGCAGTCCCCGCCTGCAGCCCCTCATAGAGTGGCCCGCCGGGCACAAGCGCCCCAAAGGGCAGGTCTGGGAACTTGTTCCGCAGATAGGCCTGTAGTTCCAGGGCAATGTCACCCGCCAGCTGCTTGGCCAGAGACACGTGAGCCCCTGGCACAGTCACGTGGTCCCGCTCAAAAGCCAGCAGTTTCTCCTGGAACGTCAGACACAGCGGTGGTGCTGGCGAGCTAAGCTGAGGCGACGTCTGGGGCCCTGCGTCAGCAGACCCTTCTGAAGAAGGAAGGAACCGGGGGCCGGTCAGAGGGGTTGTAATGGGACCTGAGATGGCACTGAGCTCAGTGACGAATTCTCACCGTCGGAGACCCCTCCCAACACCCTGAGGCTGAAACCCAAGGTCTCAGTTCCCCAGGTGAGGGCCCCGCCATCACAATGCTGCCACCTCGCTCTGGTGCCAGCCTCCATGGTCTCACGTTCTGGTGGCTGGAGCCTCGGCACCACGCAGGAGGGAGAAGGCGCCCAACACACAAGGGAGCCCGCAGGGAGCAGGGGCCTGAGCAGGCCACACGGTCaccagggcagggcctgggctACATCTCCCAAAGGTAACCGCCGAAGTGGGACCCACCCAGGTCAGAGTGGAAGGGGTGCCGCTCACCTGGGGCAGAGAGTGAGGGAGCTGGAGGCGGCACCGGCTGGCTGAGCGCAGCgggcgggggctggggctggaggcgTGGCGTGGCCTTGAGCAGGCTCAGGTCCTGCCAGCTGTCCTCCAGGCATGGGGCGTCCCCCTTGGCGGCGTCCTCATCCCGGGGGCTGGTGGCCCTGTCAATGAGCTGCAGGCAGAGGGACACAGGTGAGGGCATCTGAGGCCTGGGCGGCCACGGCAGAGCCAACCAGGCGGAGGGGCGGGGGCAGGTGCAGTCTCAGGCAGTcccacctccccagccctgcTGTGGAGTCCATGTCAGTGGGCCAGGCCAGCCTTACCCGCTTCACGGCCAGGGTGGCAATGCCCAGCACCGCAGCTCCGCCCACTCCCAGCACCAGGCGGGCATTGGCCAGGAGGAAGTCTACAGCGCCTCCCAGCACCTCGCCGTCACGCCGCTTGCTCCTATTCTGGGAGAACTCCGCCATGGTCAGTCTGCCTGTAAGGGAGCCAGGGTGCAGGGGCCACTCAGTGAGGGGCCGGCCTGGCATCCAGCAGGTGATCTATGGTCAGAGTTGGGGTCACAAGGGGGCTTCCAGAGAATTTCCGATGAGAAAGGGGCCACCTGCAGGTTTTCTTGGGAGGAGACTGGGAGCTGGCCCAGAGACCTCCCCCAACCAAAACCTACAAACAACCCACCTGTATGACAAGGGGCTCACAGAGAAAGACCCTAAGACCCATGGCAGGTCAGAGAAGGGAGACAATCTCCCTGATCCCACCTTCCAGACCCCCTGATGTCGCTAAAGACCATGAGGTGGGTCTTATCAGCACCATCCCCATTTACAAAGAAATAGGTTGCGGACCACACAATGAGTGGTGGGGACTCAGACCCACCCTATGACCAGGTCCCAGAAGCAGCCTTATCCTGGTTCCTAACCCGGCCCTGCAGGAGAAAAACAAGGCCCAGAGAAGACCATGGCTTGGGGACCCAGGCAGCCTGCACTGGACAGCCTCAGGCCTTTGAGGGAACCTCAGTGAAATTCAGGGGGCCACAGTTACCCCCAAATCTCAGCAGGACAGCCCCCAGAGGCAGGGCCACCAAGTCAGAGAACAGGACAAGTGAGATGCCCCAGGATGCCCTGGGGGGCAAGCGCTGGCTGTC is part of the Budorcas taxicolor isolate Tak-1 chromosome 19, Takin1.1, whole genome shotgun sequence genome and harbors:
- the MIEF2 gene encoding mitochondrial dynamics protein MID49, encoding MAEFSQNRSKRRDGEVLGGAVDFLLANARLVLGVGGAAVLGIATLAVKRLIDRATSPRDEDAAKGDAPCLEDSWQDLSLLKATPRLQPQPPPAALSQPVPPPAPSLSAPEGSADAGPQTSPQLSSPAPPLCLTFQEKLLAFERDHVTVPGAHVSLAKQLAGDIALELQAYLRNKFPDLPFGALVPGGPLYEGLQAGTADPVRLLVPLALEPGLWSLVAGSDTVAQDPRCWAVRRTQLEFRPRGSSPWDRFLVGGYLSSRVLLELLRKALIASVNWPAIGSLLGCLIRPRVASDELLLEVQHECLELTVAVLLAVAGAQDGDLLLAWPLDGLAGNLWLQDWYPAEAARLRALDEQDTGTRRRLLLLLCAICRSHSALWRLGRDRLAQVVLHLGEQEADWAEEALGEHFLQALELLLSSLEQASLPSHFNRGVNLLDGLREEEIDDLGFALYRGLQAPEGLL